GATCATCGGCGACGCCAGAACACCGGTCGGGACACCGGCCGCGGCGAGCGCCTTGACCGCTTCGAGACGCCGGTGCGGCGCCGAAGCCCGCGGCTCGAGGCGCCGCGCGAGGCCGGCGTCGAGCGTCGTGACCGAGAGGAAGACGCTCGCCCGCCGCTCGGCGGCCTCGGCGGCGATGAGGTCGAGATCGCGGAGAACGAGCGCCGACTTCGTCACGATGCTGAACGGGTTCCGGTGCGCCGCGAGGACCTCGAGGATCGCCCTCGTGATCTTCCGCTCGCGCTCGACCGGCTGGTACGGGTCGGTGTTCGTTCCGAGCGCGATCGGCGCGCAGACGTAGCCCGGCTTCGCGAGCTCGCGCGCGAGCAGGGCCGCCGCCTCGGGCTTGACGAAGATCTTCGTCTCGAAGTCGAGCCCGGGGGAGAGGTTCAAGTACGAGTGCGACGGACGCGCGAAGCAGTACGCGCACCCGTGCTCGCAGCCGCGGTACGGGTTGATCGAGACGTCGAACGGGACGTCGGGCGACTCGTTCCGCGTCAGGATGCGGCGCGCGGTATCGGTGAACGTCGTCGTCGCCGGGGACGGGGGCAGATCGGCCGGATCGAGATCGTCCCAGACCGGCTCGAGCGACCGGGGCTCGAACCGGCCGGCGGGATTCGCGACCGCGCCGCGTCCCTTCGGCGGTTCAGGCCCCGGCACCGACCTACCTCGAGAACGTGATCTTGAGCGTTTGCCACTCGCGCCCGCCGGTCGGCGTCGCGAATTCCTCGTAGGTCCAGTTGTTCGGATCGACGAACGCCGTCACGCTGCGGATCTTGAGCGGCTGGCGCGTCATCGGATCGACGATGTGCGCTCCCATCATGATCCGCTTGATGCGCTTGTCGTACGAGCCGTCGTAGTGGATGAACGACGTCCCCATGTTGTCGATCCACTCCCCGACGTACTTCTTCGCCATGTTGTCGTATCCGATCAGCATCATCCCTTCGAACGGCTGCCCCATGAGCGTCGCCTTGTGGACGACCTGCACGAAGCGGCCGCCCATGAGCGGCGTGCCCTCGGAGGTACCGTCGGTCTCTTCGGACGGGCGATTGGGATCGATGCGCGAGACGATGTGCGCTTTCCAACGGCCGAGGTAGTTCTCGAGGACCTTGTGCGCCTCGCCGGGCGTCGCCGCCTCCTTCCACTTCTCGTCGGGCGTCTGCGGCGTGGCCTCGGGCGCCGCGGGCGCCGGCTTCGTCTGCTTGGGCGGCGGGACCTTCCTCGGCGGCGCCGGGGTGCCCTGCGCCATCGCGATCGCTGTGGCGCCTCCGCACAGCAGCGCCGCTGCGAACACCCCGCCGATCGTCTTCCGCATTCCGCTCATCGTCCCTCCTCGTTCACGGTCATGGAGTCTAAGAGATAGCCCCTCGAGATGCAAAAGTAAAGCGAAAATCTAGTCACCGTACCAGTTCTTGTCCCACGCGTGGCCCTCGAGCTTCCGGAGGAGCTCGGCGCTGAGCACGCGGCCGTCCGAGACCGCCGCGTTCGCGCGAGCGTTGGCCGTACGGCGCATCCCCGGGATCACGGTCGACACTTCGGGGCGCGAAAGGATGAAGCGGAGCGCCAACTCGGGAAGCGAGCGCGCCTCGTCTCCCAGGAGGGGCTTCAATGCGTCCACACGATCCGCCGCCTGCCGGCGCCGGTCGTCGCGAAAGTAGCGGTGACGCCAGTCCCCTGCCGGAAAGACCGTGTCCGCGCGGATCGAGCCCGTGAGCGCGCCCTCGTCGAACGGCACGCGGACGACGATGCCGAGGTCGCGCTCGCGCGCCAAGGAGAACAGCGCTCGCTCCGGCGAACGATCGAAGATGTTGTAGATGACCTGGGCCGTCGCGAAGATCGGATCTCGAAGGGCCCGAAGCGCGGTCTCCGGGGCGTGATCGTTGATCGAGATCCCCCACTGCCGCACCTTCCCTTCACGCACCAGCTCTTCCATCGCCCGCCGCGTCTCCGGCCACGCCGGCTCTTCGAGCCACGCGTCGTGCCACACGTGGAACTGCTGCACGTCGAGTGCCTCGCGTCCGAGGTTGCGAAGCGAGGTCTCGCAGGATCGCCGCACGTAATCCGCGGGAAAGACATCCGCGATCTTCGACGATGCGCGCGCCGGCCACTCGCCGTTCTTCGGCGGGATCTTCGTCGCCACGGTGAGACCCGATCGCCCGGCGATCGTCCGCGCGATGAGGCGCTCGCTGTGACCGTCGCCGTAGGCCAGCGCCGTGTCGACGAAATCGACGCCGTGATCGATCGCGGCCTCGAGAGCGGCGGCGCCTTCCTCGTCGGGAACGCCTCGCCACATCGTCGCGCCGAGACCCCACGCGCCGAATCCGATCTCGGAGACCGTCAGCCCCGTCGCTCCCAGCGGGCGATGCTTCATGGCCCGCGATCCTAGAGACTTTCCCGACGGTCGTCGAGCCGCGTCGCCTTGCCCGGCCTCGCCGATTCTGCTAGAAATGGCCGGTCCTTTCCCGTCGATGCCGGTATAGCTCAGTCGGTAGAGCGGCTGATTCGTAATCAGCAGGTCCCCAGTTCAAGTCTGGGTGCCGGCTCCATGAAATCAAACACTTGTGCAGTTCGTGAAATCCTGCGACTAGGGAAAGCAACCTCGCAGTAACCCTGCGTCGTCGGGTAGTGAAGCCGTGTCCTCATGACTTGCGCTCCCGTCCGCAGGAACGTTGTTAGATGACCTCTTCACTTCGGCAACGATGGAATAGGGCAGCTCGCCCCCGGAGACGGTCGGCTGCGACGTGCTGTCATGCGGCGTTGAAGACATCGATGTATTCCGATTACTGGACAAGCCCAATTACCTTTAGGTAAGGAGAGGGTCTGGTTGCACGAGCATCGCCCCAAGGCATCCTGCGTGACTTCGGATACGAGCAGTACAGAAGGCGCTTGGATCTCGTAACCCCAACAAAGGCATTGCGTCGCTCCTCATCAAGTTCCGATCCCTTCGCTCGATAGTCGGGGAAAATGCCCTCCGCCATCCCGACCAGACAAACGACTTCGAATTCCAAGCCCTTGGCGGAATGGACCGTGAGCAATGCGACTCCATCCGAGTTGCGTTGCTGAGTAGTTCCGAGGGCAAGCGCGCTAAGGAAACCGGCGACGCTAGGGTTTTGCGCAGATGCGCGAAGGTAGGTGTCCCATTCTTGTAGCAAGACCTCGGTGTCGTCGTAGATGGCCTGGCGCTCATCGTCTCCCAGCGAATCAGCAAAGGCCCGAAGCACGCGCGTCGGCCCCTTGATGTCTAGCCGCTGGGTCGGGGACACAACCTTAGCTAATGCCTCAACGCTTACCGCCCAGTCCGACGTTTTCGCCCGGGACACGACCTGCCGTAGGTACTCAATGAGGCCGTCGTGATCAATCGGTGGCTCACTGTTTGTACTGACATCCCATTTCTTGAGCAGCGCCGCGAGGTGAAATCTATCCTTCGGATTGGCGATCAGCCGCATTCCCAGTTGGAAGCTGTCTGCAGCTTTGGATTCATTCTCGTGAATGACTGAGACCCGCTTGTAATAAGGAATACTCCCGTTCTTCAACGCCTTCTCGACGTGCAAAAGGGCGAAGCGGGTGCGAGCTAAGACCGCGCATCGGCTCCAGGAAATGGACCCCTCCACATCTCGGTGTCCATGCTTCGAAAGCTCCTTTAGTTTCGCCACAACTAGGGAGGCTTCATTCTCCTCATTTTCACCCACCAAGAGCCCCAACTCGCCGGCAATTGGCAATTGTCCACTTACCGAATAGCTCTCTTGAAGCGATGATGCCGCACGGACAATTGCTTTCGAGCTCCTGAAGTTTTCTTTCAGCTCAATCGTCGCCGCGTTGAACTCTTCCGCAAAACGATCCATAAACTTTGGACTGGCCGTATTGAACCCATAGATCGACTGCTTCGGGTCGCCAACCATCATCACGTTCTTGAATTCATCGCCGCACATCGCCGTGAGGACTGCGTACTGTGCTTCGTTTAGATCTTGTGCCTCATCGATGCAAACATATTTGAAGAGCCGGCGATAGAAGTCGGCTACTTTCGGATACTCCGTAAGCAAACGGTAGCTAAGCAGGAGAAGGTCTTCAAAGTCATAGGCATTGCAAGCCCTGAGGCCGGCGTTGTAAGCCTCCATGATGCGTTGATTGAGTTCCAAGTCTGCAAACGGCTGCGAGATTGGATGTGCCTTGATCAACGCGATGCCTCGCAACCACCTATCCAGAGTTTCGCTTCTCGCCTTCGCGTCCCCCGATCTCATCAATTCTTCAGTAAGCAGCGGGTCTGCCGCTACAGCCTCCATCAGGATGCCTTTGCGGTCAGCCCAGTGCTCGAACAACTGGGGAGAGCCGCTAACTCCAACGTGTTTGCCGCGCTCCGAGAGCATGGTTAGACAAAATCCATGCAGGGTCCCAATGAACACCCGATCTAGGACGGAGCCTAGGTCTTGGAGGCGCTCTCGCATCTCATTGGCGGCCTTATTCGTGAACGTAAGAGCTAGAACTCGAAAGTGACCGGTTTCGTTTGCCAGTCGACGGACACGTTCTGTCAGTACCCTGGTTTTTCCAGAACCGGGGCCTGCAACGACCAACAGTGGGCCGTCGCCGTGATCAACGATCAGTTGCTGCGTTACCGACAGCCAAGCGTGTGCCAATGGCTAGCTCCTGCTCAAATCGAAGCGCTTGGAGATTTCAGCGAAGAATTGTGCGACGGTT
The Candidatus Polarisedimenticolaceae bacterium DNA segment above includes these coding regions:
- a CDS encoding aldo/keto reductase, whose translation is MKHRPLGATGLTVSEIGFGAWGLGATMWRGVPDEEGAAALEAAIDHGVDFVDTALAYGDGHSERLIARTIAGRSGLTVATKIPPKNGEWPARASSKIADVFPADYVRRSCETSLRNLGREALDVQQFHVWHDAWLEEPAWPETRRAMEELVREGKVRQWGISINDHAPETALRALRDPIFATAQVIYNIFDRSPERALFSLARERDLGIVVRVPFDEGALTGSIRADTVFPAGDWRHRYFRDDRRRQAADRVDALKPLLGDEARSLPELALRFILSRPEVSTVIPGMRRTANARANAAVSDGRVLSAELLRKLEGHAWDKNWYGD
- a CDS encoding ATP-dependent helicase, translated to MAHAWLSVTQQLIVDHGDGPLLVVAGPGSGKTRVLTERVRRLANETGHFRVLALTFTNKAANEMRERLQDLGSVLDRVFIGTLHGFCLTMLSERGKHVGVSGSPQLFEHWADRKGILMEAVAADPLLTEELMRSGDAKARSETLDRWLRGIALIKAHPISQPFADLELNQRIMEAYNAGLRACNAYDFEDLLLLSYRLLTEYPKVADFYRRLFKYVCIDEAQDLNEAQYAVLTAMCGDEFKNVMMVGDPKQSIYGFNTASPKFMDRFAEEFNAATIELKENFRSSKAIVRAASSLQESYSVSGQLPIAGELGLLVGENEENEASLVVAKLKELSKHGHRDVEGSISWSRCAVLARTRFALLHVEKALKNGSIPYYKRVSVIHENESKAADSFQLGMRLIANPKDRFHLAALLKKWDVSTNSEPPIDHDGLIEYLRQVVSRAKTSDWAVSVEALAKVVSPTQRLDIKGPTRVLRAFADSLGDDERQAIYDDTEVLLQEWDTYLRASAQNPSVAGFLSALALGTTQQRNSDGVALLTVHSAKGLEFEVVCLVGMAEGIFPDYRAKGSELDEERRNAFVGVTRSKRLLYCSYPKSRRMPWGDARATRPSPYLKVIGLVQ
- a CDS encoding PA0069 family radical SAM protein; its protein translation is MPGPEPPKGRGAVANPAGRFEPRSLEPVWDDLDPADLPPSPATTTFTDTARRILTRNESPDVPFDVSINPYRGCEHGCAYCFARPSHSYLNLSPGLDFETKIFVKPEAAALLARELAKPGYVCAPIALGTNTDPYQPVERERKITRAILEVLAAHRNPFSIVTKSALVLRDLDLIAAEAAERRASVFLSVTTLDAGLARRLEPRASAPHRRLEAVKALAAAGVPTGVLASPMIPALNDHELEAILDAAADAGASYANYILVRLPHEVKEVFSSWLAEHEPSRAAKILDRIRETRGGKLYDPKFGARMRGQGAYADLLARRFEIAARRHGFDRVRPGLDTGAFRVPGARKAQRGLFAEMNVAMREAKPS
- a CDS encoding DUF1579 domain-containing protein; translation: MSGMRKTIGGVFAAALLCGGATAIAMAQGTPAPPRKVPPPKQTKPAPAAPEATPQTPDEKWKEAATPGEAHKVLENYLGRWKAHIVSRIDPNRPSEETDGTSEGTPLMGGRFVQVVHKATLMGQPFEGMMLIGYDNMAKKYVGEWIDNMGTSFIHYDGSYDKRIKRIMMGAHIVDPMTRQPLKIRSVTAFVDPNNWTYEEFATPTGGREWQTLKITFSR